A region from the Camelus ferus isolate YT-003-E chromosome 1, BCGSAC_Cfer_1.0, whole genome shotgun sequence genome encodes:
- the LRRC3B gene encoding leucine-rich repeat-containing protein 3B: MNLVDLWLTRSLSMCLLLQSFVLMILCFHSASMCPKGCLCSSSGGLNVTCSNANLKEIPRDLPPETVLLYLDSNQITSIPNEIFKDLHQLRVLNLSKNGIEFIDEHAFKGVAETLQTLDLSDNRIQSVHKNAFNNLKARARIANNPWHCDCTLQQVLRSMASNHETAHNVICKTSVLDEHAGRPFLNAANDADLCNLPKKTTDYAMLVTMFGWFTMVISYVVYYVRQNQEDARRHLEYLKSLPSRQKKADEPDDISTVV; the protein is encoded by the coding sequence ATGAATCTGGTAGACCTGTGGTTAACCCGTTCCCTCTCCATGTGTCTCCTCCTACAAAGTTTTGTTCTTATGATACTGTGCTTCCATTCCGCCAGCATGTGTCCCAAGGGCTGTCTTTGTTCTTCCTCTGGGGGTTTAAATGTCACCTGTAGCAATGCAAATCTCAAGGAAATACCTAGAGATCTTCCTCCTGAAACAGTCTTACTGTACCTGGACTCCAATCAGATCACATCTATCCCCAATGAGATTTTTAAGGACCTCCATCAGCTAAGGGTTCTCAACCTGTCCAAAAACGGCATTGAGTTTATTGACGAGCACGCCTTCAAAGGAGTCGCCGAAACTCTGCAGACTCTGGACTTGTCTGACAACCGGATTCAAAGCGTGCACAAAAATGCCTTCAATAACTTGAAGGCCAGGGCCAGAATCGCTAACAACCCCTGGCACTGTGACTGTACCCTGCAGCAAGTTCTGAGGAGCATGGCGTCCAATCACGAGACCGCCCACAATGTGATCTGCAAGACTTCCGTGCTGGACGAACACGCCGGCAGACCGTTCCTCAATGCTGCCAATGATGCTGACCTCTGTAACCTCCCTAAAAAAACGACTGATTATGCCATGCTGGTCACCATGTTTGGCTGGTTCACCATGGTGATCTCCTACGTGGTGTATTACGTGAGGCAAAACCAGGAGGATGCACGAAGACACCTTGAATACTTGAAATCCCTGCCAAGCAGGCAAAAGAAGGCAGATGAACCCGATGACATTAGCACCGTGGTGTAG